In the genome of Bacillus sp. SM2101, the window AAATATTTTTAGGAGCTGGGCCACTTGCATTTAGACCATGCAGTTCTCCTTTCGTCCAAACTAATGCAAAAGCATCGCCACCAATACCATTAGAAGTTGGTTCTACAACAGTTAAACATGCTGCTGTTGCTATAGCTGCATCAATGGCATTTCCACCTTTTTTCAAAATATCTAAGCCAGCTTGAGCTGCTAAAGGTTGTGATGTGGCTACCATACCTTTGCTAGCAAAGGTTGTCATTCGTTGTGAAGAATAAGGATAATTTAAGAAATCTATACTCATCTGTTTTTACACCCCATTAACTTTCAATTGTTAACATAAAAAATATTCTAATTGTAGATTATAAATTAATCACTCAGAAAAATCTATTATTTAATAAGAATTCCCTACATGTTGTACTAAATATGATCGTTAGACATTTAAAAATTCACACTAAAGTAAATATATAGAATATTATCCACTAATTTCATGAATTAAACTATCACAACGATGATACCCTTTCAATACGTAATTTACTATATCAATAAAGCATATAAGTTATCAACAGGAACAAAAAAAAGACAGTCTCGCTATGCAATCGAAGACTGACTTTTTCTATTAAACATAAATGTTATTATCGCCATAGCTAATAGTATGGACAATTTGAAATAATAATTTGGAACAAGAAGTCCAATTACAAACAGAGTTAAAATAGTTGATAGCTCTACCAATTTGTTTTTTATCGATTTGTTTTCGATTATAAAATTAGCTAACATGTCACAGCACACCCAAACAACAATACCTACATAAATTGTTGTTTGATGTTCTAACACATCTTCAAGACTAAAAATAAATGCTGTAAAAAATGTTACTAACCCAACCATCTTAATAAGTAAAAATCCAACCTTTTTCATGATGGCCTCCATTATTTTAGAGTTTGTCCTAGTTTCATTAAGGCTGTTTTCGCAATGATTGTTGATATCTGCATTAAACAATAAACAGGAATAAAACGAAATTTTCGTGGCTTCTTTCCCTCGATAAAAACGATGACAATCGACAAAGGCCTCGTTTTGCTGTTGTAAGTTCATACAATGAAGTGTGCGAAAAAGAGCCTTCATAAAAAACATTAACTATGTTAACATATTTTTCATCCATAATCAATGTCAAAATGATGAAGCTATGATGCAGTCGTTGAAGGATAGTAAACTTGTTAAAACAAACTGTATATCTAAAAATTTGGTGAAGTGACTGCTACACCTGATAGAATAGTCCCATCAAGAAAGATGGGACCTTGAGTTGGAAATAAATTTTAAATTAGCTACTTCTCTTACTCGGTAAAAACTCATCTCCACTTTTATTTTGTAAGCTTTTTATCGTTCGTATCACAACATCAAGCTTAACTTCAATACGGTGTAACAAATAAAATGATATGACAATGGGAAAGCCAACTTCACTAACGTAAGAGAACCATTGATCCATTCCAATTCCCCCCTTCATGTACAAAAGTTAGCATAATAAATGATCAATAGACCGCCATACAACATGAACACTCTATGTGATTGATAACTTTACTTAAACGTATTAATGATGAGGGCGACCTTATTAATACACTCAACTTAAGTCAGGTTTTACAATATTTCAATGTCTGTTACATTTCGTTCAACAACACGTGCACCTTTTTTACTTGTAAATTCTCCACCAGATGAAGTGAATACGTTTGATGAAAGGATTGTATCCATGACTGAAGATACATGCGTTGAATCAACTGGTTCTGTTGGATATTCAATAGAGATTGTACTTACTTTCCCTTCTTCATTCCCAAACTTCAGCTCTAAAGTTTTTGCCAAAACTTACACCTCCTCATTACAATATGCATGGTTAATAATGCTCAATTATCACCGTCTACTTTACTAAATTAAAGTTAATATTATTGAACAAGTTGTTGAGAGTCGTTTCTTTCAACACGATGCACTTCATTTTCCTGTAGACTAATAATCGCTTCAGCAGCAGTATAGAGTTCATCTGTTGTTGCTTGTGTTTTCACATTGTTGTAGTTTTTATTACGAAATATTTGCTTTCCTTCCTCATCAATGCCTAAATCGTAAATAACCCGTAATTGAGAGTCAGTTATAATCGCTTGAGCCAAGATTCTCACCTCCTTTCGCTATATTAATAGCGAAAACAAGGTAAAAAGTAGCGTTCAGACACAAAAAAACTACTCAATTTGATGAGTAGCTTTCCTGAAAAAATATACAGCTTATACTTTAAATTGGTTAATGGACTCCTGAAGTTCCATCGCTAAATGGCTTAAAGCCTCTGCAGACGATGCCACCTCCTCCATCGTAGCATTTTGCTCTTCAGCAGCCGCTGCAACATGTTGTGTACTTGCAGCTGCTTGTTCTGCGATCGATGAAGTATGTTCAACTACAGATATAATACTTTGAGCATTGGTGTTCACTTGTTCAACGACAGTAGATACTTCTAATGATTGAGTTGCAATGCCCTTAATACTAGATTCAATCTCACTAAACGCTTGTCCAGTTTGGTTGACGAGGTGTATCCCATCTCGAACAGCAGTTGTTCCAGCATTCATTGCTGTAATTGCTTTCGTAGATTCAACTTGCACTTCATTTATAATGTGATGTATCTTGTTTGCAGCACGACTAGACTCCTCCGCGAGTTTACGAACTTCATCAGCAACTACTGCAAAACCACGCCCGTGCTCTCCAGCTCGAGCAGCCTCTATAGCCGCATTTAATGACAATAGATTAGTTTGATCAGCAATATCAGTTATTAATGAGACAATTTGTCCAATTTGGTTAGATTTTTCCCCAAATGCATCAATGACAATTGAAGTTGCTTCTACTTTATCGTGAACGAGATTCATCTGTTCAACTGTTTGAGTAACGACTGCTGATCCTGATGTAGCTTTTTCCTTCGCAATTTCAGAAGCTTGTGCAACTGATTGAATTGAAGCAGTCACCTCTGTCATTCCTTTAGAAATCTCATTTATCGCCGTTGAAGATTCTTTTGCACCAGTCATTTGCTGCTCTGCACCGCTCGTAATTTCTTGAATATCGTTAGAAATTTGTTCACTAGCTCTACTAGTTTGTTCAGCACTTGCAGTAAGTTGTTGAGAGGATGCAGCAACCTGCTCAACGTTCTTTATCACACTGCGGACTAGATTTGCAACGTTCTTACCCATTACATTAAATGCAGTACCTAACTTACCAATTTCATCTTTATTTTTCACTTGTAAAGGATCAATTGAGAAATCTCCTTTTGCAAGACTGTCTAGTCCATACAATACGTGTAATAATGGTTTTTTAATACTTCTTCTTAAGACA includes:
- a CDS encoding YvrJ family protein, yielding MDQWFSYVSEVGFPIVISFYLLHRIEVKLDVVIRTIKSLQNKSGDEFLPSKRSS
- a CDS encoding DUF2922 domain-containing protein, yielding MAKTLELKFGNEEGKVSTISIEYPTEPVDSTHVSSVMDTILSSNVFTSSGGEFTSKKGARVVERNVTDIEIL
- a CDS encoding DUF1659 domain-containing protein — translated: MAQAIITDSQLRVIYDLGIDEEGKQIFRNKNYNNVKTQATTDELYTAAEAIISLQENEVHRVERNDSQQLVQ
- a CDS encoding methyl-accepting chemotaxis protein, whose protein sequence is MNSVGKKLTLSFAVIIVGMFFVSGLGIYQQQQMNEKTEKITTKWLPSVESINKLNYMKEHLFRLELTYINKQENNIKNKMDYTIEKIEEEIELYENKGLLIEENRLFSEFVSLWEKYINFHYDFIDRIDEMGDNQDIDEINEMVNTASKIFDNTNVYVDKLLTINKNEAIKASEESTVVFEQMRLLAIAVSIAIIVITVVLLLVLRRSIKKPLLHVLYGLDSLAKGDFSIDPLQVKNKDEIGKLGTAFNVMGKNVANLVRSVIKNVEQVAASSQQLTASAEQTSRASEQISNDIQEITSGAEQQMTGAKESSTAINEISKGMTEVTASIQSVAQASEIAKEKATSGSAVVTQTVEQMNLVHDKVEATSIVIDAFGEKSNQIGQIVSLITDIADQTNLLSLNAAIEAARAGEHGRGFAVVADEVRKLAEESSRAANKIHHIINEVQVESTKAITAMNAGTTAVRDGIHLVNQTGQAFSEIESSIKGIATQSLEVSTVVEQVNTNAQSIISVVEHTSSIAEQAAASTQHVAAAAEEQNATMEEVASSAEALSHLAMELQESINQFKV